From a single Alkalihalophilus pseudofirmus genomic region:
- a CDS encoding YisL family protein, producing MYTALYQSHIGSWAILVILFFICYFLMKSGKAKGAKIVHMVLRLFYIIMLVTGIGMLINLGFPLMYVVKGALAFFLIYAMEMILVRTKKGTLGSQATMYWAILIITLVLVVLLGYGVISF from the coding sequence ATGTATACTGCGCTTTATCAATCTCATATCGGTTCTTGGGCCATTTTAGTTATACTGTTTTTTATCTGTTATTTCTTAATGAAATCAGGTAAAGCAAAAGGTGCAAAAATCGTACATATGGTTCTACGTTTGTTCTATATTATTATGCTTGTTACAGGAATCGGCATGCTGATCAATTTAGGTTTCCCGCTTATGTATGTAGTGAAGGGAGCACTTGCCTTTTTCTTAATTTATGCAATGGAAATGATCCTTGTTCGCACAAAGAAGGGAACACTTGGTTCACAAGCGACAATGTACTGGGCGATTCTAATTATTACCCTTGTATTAGTTGTCCTTCTTGGGTATGGAGTTATTTCATTTTAA
- the phnE gene encoding phosphonate ABC transporter, permease protein PhnE yields MSNGINNETNNRTSIALYSVKVKRQMSVILLAIIGLYIYTSIATESSLIDFIDGWSGFERVAKDLFPPNWSYAPQVWEYLAETIQMAIIATTFAALASIPIFLLSAANLFPSKWVHQPVRFIMNVLRTIPDILLAVIFVGIFGVGVFPGIMALFIFSLGILAKLMYETIEAIDTNPLEAIRASGGNTLQVIWYAVMPQVLPQFVSFGLYVFEVNVRASVVLGFVGAGGVGLLLQQQVSFFNYPRVMTIILIIFIAVVIIDYISNKIRERLV; encoded by the coding sequence ATGAGTAACGGAATAAATAATGAAACGAATAACAGAACATCTATTGCGCTCTATTCTGTAAAAGTCAAACGTCAAATGTCGGTTATTCTCCTTGCTATTATTGGTTTATATATTTATACCTCAATTGCAACAGAATCATCTCTTATCGATTTTATTGACGGCTGGTCAGGATTTGAGCGAGTGGCAAAGGACCTCTTCCCTCCCAATTGGAGTTATGCTCCGCAAGTGTGGGAATACCTTGCTGAGACTATTCAAATGGCGATCATCGCAACCACTTTTGCAGCGCTCGCAAGCATTCCTATTTTTCTTTTATCTGCTGCCAACTTGTTTCCTAGTAAATGGGTTCACCAGCCTGTCCGCTTTATCATGAATGTTTTGCGTACAATCCCGGATATTCTATTAGCAGTTATTTTTGTAGGGATTTTTGGTGTAGGGGTCTTCCCCGGAATTATGGCCCTTTTTATATTCTCATTAGGGATTTTAGCAAAGTTAATGTATGAAACGATTGAAGCTATAGACACCAATCCGCTTGAAGCCATTCGCGCATCAGGAGGGAACACGCTGCAAGTGATCTGGTATGCGGTCATGCCGCAAGTACTGCCTCAGTTTGTTTCATTTGGTTTGTATGTATTTGAAGTTAATGTGAGGGCCTCTGTCGTTCTCGGATTTGTCGGGGCTGGCGGTGTGGGGCTGCTTCTTCAACAGCAAGTAAGCTTCTTCAATTACCCGCGTGTGATGACGATTATTCTCATCATCTTTATTGCTGTTGTCATCATTGATTACATCAGTAATAAAATAAGGGAGAGACTTGTCTAA
- the rocF gene encoding arginase has protein sequence MQHLKIGVIGVPMDLGQNRRGVDMGPSAIRYAGLISRLEALGHEVKDFGDITIERRTEEEVSPGLKNLSQVIKANDLLRMKVEAIEEEGYYPLVLGGDHSIAIGTLAGVTKERKNLGVIWYDAHGDLNTSETSPSGNIHGMPLAVSLGLGDESLTSIGGFAPKIKPEHIVIIGARSLDEGEKELIKEKGIKIFTMHEIDRIGMTRVMEEAIEYVKTNTDGVHLSLDLDGLDPNDAPGVGTPVLGGISYRESHLAMEMLAEAGILTSTEFVEVNPILDERNKTAEVAVALMGSLFGEKLL, from the coding sequence ATGCAGCATTTAAAAATTGGTGTCATTGGAGTACCTATGGATTTAGGACAAAACCGACGTGGGGTTGATATGGGACCAAGTGCGATACGATATGCAGGGCTCATTTCAAGACTTGAAGCTTTAGGGCATGAAGTGAAAGACTTTGGTGATATTACCATTGAGCGAAGAACAGAAGAAGAAGTCTCCCCTGGACTTAAAAACCTATCCCAAGTAATAAAAGCAAATGACCTTTTACGTATGAAGGTAGAAGCGATCGAAGAGGAAGGGTATTATCCTCTTGTTTTAGGCGGTGACCATAGTATTGCCATCGGTACACTTGCAGGAGTGACAAAAGAGCGCAAAAATCTGGGCGTGATCTGGTATGATGCTCATGGAGATTTAAATACGAGTGAAACCTCTCCTTCTGGCAACATCCACGGCATGCCCCTTGCGGTAAGTTTAGGATTGGGTGATGAGTCTCTTACTTCTATTGGAGGGTTTGCTCCTAAAATTAAGCCTGAGCATATTGTTATTATCGGCGCCCGTTCATTAGATGAGGGGGAGAAGGAATTAATTAAAGAAAAAGGGATTAAGATTTTTACAATGCATGAAATTGACCGAATCGGTATGACAAGAGTTATGGAAGAGGCCATCGAGTATGTGAAGACGAATACGGACGGTGTTCATTTAAGCCTCGATTTAGACGGGCTTGATCCAAACGATGCCCCTGGTGTGGGTACACCTGTACTTGGCGGTATTTCGTACAGAGAAAGTCACCTTGCAATGGAAATGCTTGCTGAGGCTGGCATTTTGACGTCTACTGAATTCGTAGAAGTAAATCCCATTTTAGATGAGCGTAATAAAACAGCAGAAGTGGCCGTTGCCTTAATGGGTTCATTATTCGGTGAGAAGCTTCTATAA
- a CDS encoding GNAT family N-acetyltransferase, whose amino-acid sequence MEWMLKTFNELTINELYELVQLRIDVFVVEQNCPYKELDNKDQAALHLLGYVDGRLTAYSRLFKPGDSYGEEASIGRVIIRRDARSFGYGKELLMQSITRLEQLAEGANIKIQAQEYLHRFYQSFGFHSISDVYDEDGIPHIDMIRSVGHREE is encoded by the coding sequence ATGGAATGGATGTTAAAGACATTTAATGAGCTGACAATTAATGAACTATATGAACTGGTTCAATTACGAATTGATGTATTTGTTGTAGAACAAAATTGCCCCTATAAAGAGCTTGATAATAAAGATCAAGCTGCGCTTCACTTATTAGGCTACGTAGATGGCCGTCTTACAGCATACAGTCGTTTGTTTAAGCCCGGTGATTCCTACGGCGAAGAAGCTTCAATCGGGAGAGTAATTATACGCCGGGATGCGCGTTCTTTTGGATATGGAAAAGAGCTGCTGATGCAATCGATCACTCGCTTAGAACAGCTTGCAGAGGGCGCTAATATTAAAATACAAGCTCAAGAGTACCTGCATCGCTTTTATCAGTCGTTCGGTTTTCATTCGATCTCTGACGTATATGATGAAGACGGTATTCCACATATTGATATGATTCGATCTGTCGGCCATAGAGAGGAGTGA
- a CDS encoding UvrD-helicase domain-containing protein, which produces MEFNKAQTSAITNEQSLVVIAAGAGSGKTRVLTERIMYLLEKAFHEPSSCIAATIEEVAAITFTEKAAREMKDRVRKRISEKEALAQTEAEAAFWREQKELVERAHISTFHSFCQQLLGQYAMAAKLPPKIRIIDEVEAKQLKRDVLKKHLQDVEFTASAKEFFSYMSKDQFISTMEDIHASISELVIGEDAVLQLQADDMLHSQVEAVKEKQIKTVEAFHKAALDLIPQFPPAEGLTKAQAGHVERLQEAFLSPPSPSGPNEYMDWLIGVMPKRTDKKWKEAIPALFQLFEEHWKPLKDDWKAVGGEVEIDETTSLLLGRFIDLLRDFHLAYKREKELRGVVDFSDLQQKAVSLLENKEIQEACQKQFRHMLVDEFQDTNRLQLEMLERINPSYRFIVGDTKQSIYRFRGANVRLMNELEQDAVEQENAEAIEMNINYRTCKPIIDGVNALFQCAMTDHITENYQTRYAALSANREAEQPDQKQMELLLFNKEETEEEADPYEALAHRINEMIASQQPHVFKGESWQAPAFKDMAVLIPARTDLLKLERAFSKQNIPYTVYGGIGFYERQEIIDFITLLRWMNRPFEDVYVLSLLRSPLIGLTMNDFVTIAKQKEATQSFADYLYQLSESMPQTGLADSSDLPAQQILDSALKLKEWLLNYVPFSIKGSPGETFDRMIKETGLVHSLLIQSNGLQKVKNVEKLIQMIEQSHLRSLEEIIHFIDERMALNDKEGEAEMERTEGDAVNIMTIHASKGLEFPIVYLPQLERSVQGDKGSVRFDAKLGIVWSLEEETDNLEARPKKLVTPGFELVKEAAGLESEEESKRLFYVAATRAKDYLVMIGNGDGAKKSWLHLIEEARDCGPLEDYITVVNEISEQLPHHAENHLYKGTELAAKKEVLYPLSVSEIMTFIHQPEEYYEKYVLGVNESRRLRSDADADQEKREQQVDPAVVGTLVHRACELRDHGFGAQEAITEAMNYVDELNDTASVKESYEQEVTELMETYSEAQQTELGTPVENEWSFATEIAGAEVIGEIDKVVERDGCLHIIDFKTNRIKRSGSEWLAVYDVQLYLYKMAYEQETGHTISTMSLYVLRDKEKPLHTIHVEKEKEVSIKKAIQRLVYLRKTNANLTDYLL; this is translated from the coding sequence ATGGAATTTAATAAAGCACAAACATCCGCCATCACCAATGAGCAATCTCTTGTGGTCATCGCTGCAGGGGCAGGTTCTGGTAAGACGCGCGTATTAACAGAGCGGATCATGTACTTGCTCGAAAAAGCATTTCATGAGCCTTCCTCATGTATAGCCGCTACGATCGAAGAAGTTGCAGCGATTACCTTTACTGAAAAAGCAGCTCGCGAAATGAAGGATCGAGTTCGCAAACGTATTAGTGAGAAAGAGGCTTTAGCACAGACGGAAGCAGAGGCAGCGTTTTGGAGGGAACAAAAAGAACTAGTGGAAAGAGCTCATATCTCCACTTTTCATAGCTTTTGTCAGCAGCTGCTAGGTCAGTATGCGATGGCCGCAAAGCTCCCCCCTAAAATACGAATTATTGATGAGGTGGAAGCAAAGCAGTTAAAAAGAGATGTCTTAAAAAAGCATCTGCAGGATGTTGAATTTACAGCTTCAGCGAAAGAGTTTTTTTCTTATATGAGCAAAGATCAATTTATCTCTACGATGGAAGACATTCATGCTTCTATATCAGAGCTCGTGATAGGAGAAGATGCTGTACTTCAATTGCAAGCGGACGACATGCTTCATTCTCAAGTGGAAGCCGTGAAAGAAAAGCAAATAAAGACAGTTGAAGCTTTCCATAAGGCTGCACTTGATCTGATCCCTCAATTTCCACCGGCAGAAGGGTTAACTAAAGCTCAAGCCGGACATGTTGAGAGACTTCAAGAAGCTTTTTTATCGCCGCCTTCCCCGTCTGGTCCGAATGAGTATATGGATTGGCTGATCGGAGTAATGCCTAAACGTACTGATAAAAAGTGGAAAGAAGCGATCCCAGCCCTATTTCAGCTGTTTGAAGAGCACTGGAAGCCATTAAAGGATGACTGGAAGGCGGTTGGTGGAGAAGTGGAGATAGATGAAACCACCAGCTTGCTTTTAGGGCGTTTTATTGATTTACTGCGCGACTTTCATCTTGCTTATAAGAGAGAAAAGGAGCTTAGGGGAGTAGTGGATTTTAGTGATCTCCAGCAAAAGGCGGTATCGCTCCTAGAAAATAAGGAGATACAAGAGGCTTGTCAAAAGCAGTTTCGCCATATGCTTGTAGATGAATTCCAAGATACGAACCGTCTGCAGCTTGAGATGCTTGAGCGGATTAATCCTTCCTACCGCTTCATTGTCGGTGACACGAAACAATCGATCTATCGTTTCCGCGGGGCGAATGTAAGATTGATGAATGAGCTTGAACAAGATGCTGTCGAACAAGAAAATGCCGAAGCCATTGAAATGAATATCAATTATCGAACGTGTAAACCGATTATTGATGGAGTGAATGCCTTATTCCAATGTGCAATGACTGATCACATTACAGAAAACTACCAAACCCGTTATGCAGCTCTAAGTGCCAATAGAGAGGCAGAACAACCTGATCAAAAGCAAATGGAATTACTGCTTTTTAACAAGGAAGAAACAGAAGAGGAAGCGGACCCGTACGAAGCGCTCGCTCACCGGATCAATGAAATGATCGCATCACAACAGCCGCATGTCTTTAAAGGGGAGAGCTGGCAAGCACCAGCATTCAAAGACATGGCGGTCCTTATACCCGCTCGTACAGATTTATTAAAGCTCGAGCGTGCGTTTAGTAAGCAAAACATTCCCTATACAGTGTATGGTGGTATTGGATTTTATGAGCGGCAGGAAATCATTGATTTCATTACCCTGTTGCGATGGATGAACAGGCCGTTTGAAGATGTGTATGTATTATCTCTATTAAGAAGCCCGCTTATTGGCCTTACGATGAATGATTTTGTCACGATTGCAAAACAAAAAGAAGCGACACAAAGCTTTGCAGATTATCTGTATCAACTATCTGAATCAATGCCTCAAACGGGTCTAGCTGATTCAAGTGATCTGCCCGCTCAACAAATTTTGGATTCTGCCCTTAAACTGAAGGAATGGCTCCTGAACTATGTACCATTCTCTATTAAAGGATCCCCTGGTGAAACCTTTGATAGGATGATCAAAGAAACAGGGCTTGTGCATAGTTTGCTTATCCAATCAAACGGCCTCCAAAAGGTGAAAAATGTAGAAAAATTAATTCAGATGATTGAGCAATCACACTTAAGAAGCTTAGAGGAGATTATTCATTTTATTGATGAGAGAATGGCTTTAAATGATAAAGAGGGCGAAGCGGAAATGGAACGCACAGAGGGAGACGCGGTCAATATTATGACGATCCATGCCTCAAAGGGATTGGAGTTTCCCATTGTGTATCTGCCGCAATTAGAGCGTTCTGTACAAGGAGATAAGGGTTCGGTTCGGTTTGATGCGAAGCTGGGTATTGTCTGGAGCTTAGAAGAAGAGACAGATAACCTTGAGGCCCGACCTAAAAAGCTTGTCACCCCTGGCTTTGAACTTGTTAAGGAGGCGGCAGGTCTTGAGTCAGAAGAAGAGTCCAAACGACTGTTTTATGTGGCAGCGACACGTGCAAAAGATTACTTAGTTATGATTGGGAACGGGGATGGCGCAAAAAAATCCTGGCTTCACCTTATTGAAGAGGCAAGAGACTGTGGGCCATTAGAAGACTATATAACGGTCGTAAATGAGATCTCTGAGCAGCTCCCGCATCATGCAGAGAACCATTTGTATAAGGGAACGGAGCTAGCGGCGAAAAAAGAAGTTCTCTATCCTCTGTCAGTGTCTGAGATCATGACGTTTATTCATCAACCTGAAGAATACTATGAGAAGTATGTCTTAGGAGTAAATGAGTCTCGCCGCTTAAGAAGTGATGCGGATGCCGATCAAGAAAAAAGAGAGCAGCAAGTAGACCCTGCAGTTGTTGGGACGCTCGTTCACAGGGCTTGTGAACTAAGGGATCATGGCTTTGGAGCCCAAGAAGCAATCACAGAAGCGATGAACTATGTGGATGAGCTTAATGACACAGCTTCTGTTAAAGAATCCTATGAACAAGAAGTGACTGAATTAATGGAAACATACAGTGAAGCTCAGCAAACGGAACTCGGTACTCCTGTTGAAAATGAATGGTCATTTGCAACAGAAATTGCCGGCGCTGAGGTCATTGGAGAGATCGATAAAGTCGTCGAAAGAGACGGCTGCTTGCATATTATTGATTTTAAAACGAATCGAATTAAGCGGTCAGGCAGTGAGTGGCTTGCAGTATATGATGTCCAGTTATACCTTTACAAAATGGCTTATGAACAGGAGACAGGACACACCATTTCTACCATGTCTCTCTATGTGTTAAGAGATAAAGAAAAACCTCTGCACACCATTCATGTAGAAAAAGAAAAAGAAGTATCAATTAAAAAAGCGATTCAAAGATTGGTTTATTTACGTAAAACAAATGCAAATCTTACAGACTATTTACTATAA
- the phnC gene encoding phosphonate ABC transporter ATP-binding protein → MIEFKQTSLVYPNGTQGLKNINLKINEGEFVVIVGLSGAGKSTLIRSMNRLVTPTEGELLIDDENILSFNQRKLRELRTKVGMIFQNYNLVKRSTVMKNVISGRLGHTGTLKSLLSLYSQEDLALAHRSLKRVNIAEKMHQRADQLSGGQQQRVAIARVLTQQPKIILADEPVASLDPPTSHQVMTYLRKVNQEDKITTIVNLHFIDMAMEYADRIIGMRAGEVVFDGPASEVTEETFEEIYGRKIREDDLVGGQDDE, encoded by the coding sequence ATGATTGAATTTAAACAGACATCTCTTGTTTATCCAAATGGTACACAAGGCTTAAAAAATATTAATCTCAAAATCAATGAAGGAGAGTTTGTCGTCATTGTTGGATTATCCGGTGCGGGAAAATCGACTCTCATCCGCAGTATGAACCGCCTTGTTACACCAACTGAGGGGGAGCTGCTTATAGATGATGAAAATATTCTTTCATTTAATCAGAGAAAGCTTCGTGAACTTCGCACAAAAGTAGGGATGATCTTTCAAAACTACAATCTCGTCAAACGATCAACGGTGATGAAAAATGTCATTTCAGGCCGCCTCGGTCATACGGGAACTCTCAAAAGTTTATTAAGCCTTTATTCTCAAGAAGATCTTGCGCTCGCTCATCGCAGCCTAAAACGTGTGAATATCGCTGAAAAAATGCACCAGCGCGCCGATCAACTTAGCGGCGGCCAGCAGCAGCGCGTAGCGATCGCCAGGGTTCTTACGCAGCAGCCAAAAATCATTCTCGCCGACGAACCGGTAGCTAGTCTTGATCCCCCGACATCGCATCAGGTAATGACGTATCTTAGAAAAGTAAACCAAGAAGACAAGATTACAACGATCGTTAATTTACATTTTATAGATATGGCGATGGAGTATGCTGACCGCATTATCGGGATGCGTGCTGGTGAAGTTGTGTTTGATGGGCCTGCGAGTGAAGTAACGGAAGAAACTTTTGAAGAGATATATGGACGAAAGATCAGAGAGGATGACCTTGTAGGAGGTCAAGATGATGAGTAA
- a CDS encoding PD-(D/E)XK nuclease family protein yields MLLIKQTSFKDVAKIDRLKEACAKQQEEKGSVFYLLPSGSWLKEARKRQPGVRYTTFDDLAAFIVNEAEGEPIYLDEHERALFFQNMMKTDERYRSFNQNQSKVRGLADTYGQIKRLGLELEDAPRSLEEFMPLFKQYEEQTVHNQKMYDPENTVLRAIELLDNQKPRVASVYIDGFIDFGPLQFILLKALVSAGIPVTIYLPMDLTFAIIQQTLNELTALGFRMHAETDLPAETAEDVDVIAASTKNEEIRAVLEEIRMSSLSYEETGIIMVDEKDGASMLRYYAEQYEVPLSVPIKKSLDFSISFQFIHKLLTWDYSKTNRFELLPLIDQIFSLHGLKGIDYVKGKEAFLATGDIIHQESRELYQRIKEFNWRKSSSFYHYLKQLSQAVTHLGLDGKWRQRQGQETRTSELKDIVYELKTIERLTELVSDYAEKLEAKHLTDLHMTLDVFADWVLELAKRTELFTARGSRRGIQVHTWRDIGLFEGKKMYVIGMNEGAFPAVHQLGGYVHEKDLYNLPVEGALPTQEHFRHKQQAYFGQLLLAAKSIVCTYTKGLDPNHSHLPSPFIEQWLQKDGRECTFEARMKHSISFSKEDQIEKTAYHMGLGMKVLEPAAELVQLSERHQYLSEGEEKLEEAHQDSLMKNTVSITELESYARCPFKHGLERVLQVREGQSIQERISPIDIGQMIHTLIESIYKELNLIGVRFGECTEEIKSEVPVLLKEKFEELWEQIESTAFEISRLDLLLEKEKWWRKINRWWQAERKHFWDNPHLSEMKIHSLETSLRLELELNEGTTLHLTGKVDRVDLDQEGFTIYDYKTGFAHVKLEEEVRSGLKLQLPLYARALKEQLSTTDAALRAHGASYISLREPEKRAGNGIWRSDQIGKSSKFLVHHSCKNKEDDLGGDEFMEVYELRNKVHSLWKGTHTEFSVRPLDCSSYCPYKSVCRVTEDQKEGL; encoded by the coding sequence GTGCTACTAATTAAACAAACGTCTTTTAAAGATGTTGCTAAGATTGACCGTTTAAAAGAAGCTTGTGCGAAACAGCAGGAGGAGAAAGGTTCGGTATTCTATCTCTTGCCATCAGGGAGCTGGCTTAAAGAAGCTAGGAAAAGACAGCCTGGTGTTCGCTATACGACATTTGATGATCTGGCGGCGTTTATTGTTAATGAGGCAGAAGGGGAGCCTATTTACCTCGATGAACATGAACGAGCGTTATTTTTCCAAAATATGATGAAAACAGATGAAAGATACCGTTCATTTAATCAAAATCAAAGCAAGGTCCGTGGACTTGCTGATACGTATGGACAAATCAAACGTCTAGGGCTGGAGTTAGAAGATGCTCCTCGGTCTCTAGAAGAGTTTATGCCGCTCTTTAAGCAATATGAAGAGCAAACGGTTCATAACCAAAAAATGTACGACCCTGAGAATACCGTATTAAGAGCAATAGAGCTTCTGGACAATCAAAAGCCACGTGTAGCCAGCGTATATATTGATGGCTTCATTGATTTTGGTCCGCTGCAATTTATTCTGCTAAAAGCGCTTGTGTCGGCTGGAATACCGGTTACGATCTATCTCCCGATGGACCTTACGTTTGCCATCATTCAACAAACGCTAAACGAATTAACAGCGTTAGGGTTTCGGATGCATGCTGAAACAGATCTTCCCGCTGAAACAGCAGAGGATGTTGATGTGATCGCTGCAAGCACGAAAAATGAAGAGATACGTGCTGTTTTAGAAGAGATTAGAATGTCGTCACTTTCGTATGAGGAAACAGGTATTATCATGGTAGATGAAAAAGATGGAGCTTCTATGCTTCGATATTATGCCGAACAATATGAGGTTCCTTTAAGTGTGCCGATAAAAAAATCACTTGATTTCTCCATATCCTTTCAATTTATTCATAAGCTGCTTACCTGGGATTATTCTAAAACTAATCGTTTTGAGCTATTGCCATTAATCGATCAAATCTTTAGTCTTCATGGCTTAAAAGGAATAGATTATGTAAAGGGGAAAGAAGCATTCCTAGCTACAGGTGACATCATTCATCAAGAATCAAGAGAACTCTATCAAAGGATTAAAGAGTTCAATTGGCGAAAGTCCTCAAGCTTCTACCATTATTTAAAACAGCTGAGTCAAGCTGTTACCCACCTTGGATTAGATGGGAAATGGAGACAGAGGCAAGGTCAGGAAACTAGAACAAGTGAATTAAAAGACATCGTATATGAACTTAAGACCATCGAACGACTGACTGAATTAGTGAGTGATTATGCCGAAAAGCTCGAAGCAAAACATTTAACTGATCTTCATATGACACTTGATGTATTTGCTGATTGGGTATTAGAGCTTGCAAAAAGAACAGAGTTGTTTACAGCCAGAGGCTCAAGAAGGGGTATTCAAGTTCATACATGGCGTGATATTGGACTATTCGAAGGAAAGAAAATGTATGTCATTGGAATGAATGAAGGAGCCTTTCCTGCTGTTCATCAGCTTGGCGGATATGTTCATGAAAAAGATTTATATAATCTTCCTGTTGAAGGAGCACTCCCGACGCAAGAGCATTTTAGACACAAGCAGCAAGCTTATTTTGGGCAATTACTGCTTGCAGCGAAATCGATAGTATGTACGTACACAAAAGGGCTTGACCCCAATCACTCGCATCTTCCTTCCCCGTTTATCGAACAATGGCTGCAAAAGGATGGAAGAGAGTGCACGTTTGAAGCTAGAATGAAGCATTCAATAAGCTTTTCAAAAGAAGACCAAATAGAAAAGACCGCCTATCATATGGGGCTTGGCATGAAGGTTTTAGAACCGGCCGCTGAACTCGTACAACTTTCAGAAAGGCATCAGTACTTAAGTGAGGGCGAGGAGAAGCTAGAAGAAGCTCATCAAGATTCCCTTATGAAGAATACTGTATCAATTACAGAGCTTGAAAGTTACGCCAGATGTCCATTCAAACATGGATTAGAGAGGGTGCTTCAGGTAAGGGAAGGACAAAGTATTCAAGAACGGATCTCTCCCATCGATATCGGCCAGATGATTCATACGTTGATTGAGTCAATTTACAAAGAGCTCAATTTGATTGGGGTTCGGTTTGGCGAGTGTACAGAGGAAATAAAAAGTGAGGTTCCAGTTCTTTTGAAAGAGAAATTTGAAGAGTTATGGGAGCAAATTGAATCAACCGCCTTTGAGATCTCCAGGCTTGATTTACTTCTTGAGAAAGAAAAGTGGTGGCGGAAGATCAACAGGTGGTGGCAGGCAGAGCGAAAACATTTTTGGGACAATCCACATCTTAGTGAAATGAAGATTCATTCGCTTGAAACATCCCTTCGTTTAGAACTTGAATTAAATGAAGGTACAACGCTTCATTTGACAGGTAAAGTTGATCGTGTTGATCTTGATCAGGAAGGGTTCACGATTTATGACTATAAAACAGGGTTTGCACATGTGAAGCTTGAAGAGGAAGTGCGAAGCGGGCTAAAGCTTCAATTGCCGCTGTATGCTAGAGCGCTAAAAGAACAATTAAGCACAACTGATGCTGCCCTTCGTGCTCACGGTGCCTCGTATATTTCACTGCGAGAGCCGGAGAAGCGTGCAGGGAATGGTATTTGGCGTTCAGATCAAATTGGAAAAAGCTCTAAATTCCTTGTTCATCACTCTTGCAAAAACAAAGAGGATGATCTTGGAGGGGATGAATTTATGGAAGTCTACGAATTAAGAAACAAAGTGCATTCCTTATGGAAGGGCACGCATACGGAATTTTCAGTAAGACCGCTCGATTGTTCGTCTTATTGTCCCTACAAATCTGTCTGTCGAGTGACAGAAGATCAAAAGGAGGGGCTTTAA
- the phnE gene encoding phosphonate ABC transporter, permease protein PhnE — protein sequence MEHKLTLKKQRTKKQWIGFSLITATVIAVYLWTFIGIDIRWTRVFSERSIDNFSRVIPQLFSPDWSAFGKVMELMWQTLQMAYTGTLLAAILAIPFGFFAASNMVKNKLLNTFSKWLLDAIRAFPELVLALMFVAAIGPSPFAGVLAIAIGSIGMLGKLYCEVIESIDMNVVEALEANGANKLQVLFYGIIPQIIPEFLSYAIYRFEIDVRASTILGIIGAGGIGTLITIATQNRNWDEVGMILVVIVVVVTIIDSLSAMIRKRIV from the coding sequence ATGGAACATAAGCTGACACTTAAGAAACAAAGAACGAAGAAACAATGGATTGGATTTAGTCTTATTACAGCAACAGTGATCGCTGTATATTTATGGACCTTTATAGGAATTGATATTAGATGGACTCGGGTATTCAGCGAGCGTTCGATTGACAATTTCAGCCGGGTGATCCCCCAGCTGTTCTCACCCGATTGGTCCGCTTTTGGAAAAGTAATGGAGCTGATGTGGCAAACGCTGCAGATGGCCTATACCGGAACTCTGCTTGCAGCCATATTAGCCATTCCCTTTGGTTTTTTTGCTGCGAGTAATATGGTTAAAAACAAACTATTAAATACCTTTTCAAAATGGCTGCTAGACGCCATTCGTGCCTTTCCGGAGCTGGTTCTTGCGTTAATGTTTGTTGCTGCAATCGGCCCCTCTCCTTTTGCAGGGGTTTTAGCGATTGCAATTGGTTCGATCGGAATGCTTGGCAAATTGTATTGTGAAGTCATTGAATCAATTGATATGAATGTAGTCGAAGCTCTTGAAGCTAATGGGGCAAATAAGCTTCAAGTCCTCTTCTACGGGATTATTCCGCAAATTATTCCTGAATTCTTATCGTATGCGATTTACCGATTTGAAATTGATGTTCGTGCTTCGACGATTTTAGGTATTATTGGAGCCGGCGGTATTGGAACATTAATTACGATCGCTACACAAAATCGTAACTGGGACGAAGTTGGAATGATTCTTGTCGTTATCGTTGTGGTCGTCACGATCATTGACTCGTTAAGTGCGATGATTAGAAAACGGATTGTATAG
- a CDS encoding nucleoside 2-deoxyribosyltransferase, translating into MKFYVASSFSNSAAVQHVSEQLRKEGFIHTYDWTKNGRAKTKEDLIAIGQHERDGVREADLVIVLLPGGKGTHIELGMAISLEKRIYLYSPDNQINDLEITSTFYHLPEVTQCIGSINQLIDQVVADQKSYH; encoded by the coding sequence ATGAAGTTTTATGTTGCTTCAAGTTTCAGTAATAGCGCAGCCGTTCAGCATGTTAGTGAACAGTTAAGAAAGGAAGGTTTCATTCATACATATGATTGGACGAAAAACGGCCGCGCCAAAACAAAAGAGGACCTAATCGCGATTGGCCAGCATGAAAGAGATGGTGTGAGAGAGGCAGACCTTGTCATTGTTTTGCTGCCAGGAGGAAAAGGAACTCATATTGAACTTGGCATGGCAATCAGCCTAGAAAAGCGCATCTATCTCTATTCTCCAGATAATCAAATAAATGATTTAGAGATTACGAGCACCTTCTATCATCTGCCAGAGGTAACTCAATGCATTGGGAGCATTAATCAGTTGATCGATCAGGTTGTTGCTGATCAAAAGTCCTATCATTAA